From Candidatus Aramenus sp. CH1, the proteins below share one genomic window:
- a CDS encoding PadR family transcriptional regulator, which translates to MMGWEMHWAHGHHGMHHRHRRGLRFLILTSLKEGPKNGVEIMRSVERLGMGWVPSPGSLYPMLARMVEEGLIRKREDGKYELTDEGRAWIDSVMGRLSWVPAGSENVEQELEFVVEYLEDLKKSEPERFEKIRERLKALASRLEQVVSR; encoded by the coding sequence ATGATGGGATGGGAAATGCACTGGGCACACGGCCACCACGGGATGCATCATAGGCACAGGAGGGGACTGAGGTTCCTCATACTGACCTCACTAAAGGAAGGGCCAAAGAACGGCGTGGAAATAATGAGGAGTGTAGAGAGGCTGGGGATGGGCTGGGTTCCCTCCCCTGGCTCCCTCTACCCAATGCTGGCAAGGATGGTAGAAGAGGGACTAATAAGGAAAAGGGAGGACGGGAAGTACGAGCTCACCGACGAGGGAAGGGCGTGGATAGACTCTGTAATGGGGAGGCTTAGCTGGGTACCTGCGGGTAGCGAGAACGTAGAGCAAGAGCTAGAGTTCGTCGTGGAGTACTTGGAGGACCTGAAGAAGAGCGAGCCTGAGAGGTTCGAGAAAATAAGGGAAAGGTTAAAAGCCTTGGCAAGTAGACTTGAGCAGGTGGTGTCAAGATGA
- a CDS encoding MFS transporter, producing MNTKLILLVLALGNLMAAIDTTIVLLALATITLDLHTDLYSSIWVLLSYLLVLAVMSTQSGRIGDIFGRSRIYNLGFVIFTVGSALAGASPNVDLLIAFRVLQAIGGALISSNSYAIIADVFPPTMRGRAYGVTALGWNAGALLGIVLGGFLTTFLGWRYIFYINVPIGVVAVALGLKQLKDVNKVKSSLDITGSLFLAALLTLISLGAMYIAANGVYIEDIVEILLGLALVPAFILNEMKVANPIINLKAFKVKMLSYSLFSSFLQGIGGLSLTFLLIMYLQGVRGLSPLNSSLLLTPSYLIASFLAPFMGRVADRGKPGTVAGVGLLFIFASLMAYYFLLTPSSSYYLILGISAITGVGSSMFWPANATAIMYTAPREYYGSVSGISRTLGSVGTILSYVLSITVATLVIPRDVAFEIFLGTGSLNGDVSNVFVNGLHFAFLVSALIIAMSAVFSVLGGNVKAPGKVKG from the coding sequence ATGAACACCAAGCTCATCCTTCTAGTACTGGCGCTTGGGAATTTAATGGCGGCAATAGACACGACCATAGTCCTCCTTGCCCTTGCCACGATAACCCTAGACCTGCACACAGACCTCTACTCCTCGATCTGGGTACTTCTATCGTACCTTTTGGTGCTTGCAGTTATGTCTACCCAGTCGGGGAGAATAGGGGACATCTTCGGTAGGTCCAGAATTTACAACTTGGGCTTCGTCATATTCACGGTGGGCTCAGCCCTTGCGGGAGCTTCCCCAAACGTAGACCTGCTCATAGCCTTTAGGGTCTTGCAAGCTATTGGCGGGGCTCTAATATCCTCCAATAGTTACGCCATAATAGCCGACGTCTTCCCTCCCACCATGAGGGGAAGGGCTTACGGCGTGACTGCCCTGGGCTGGAACGCCGGTGCCCTTTTAGGCATAGTGTTGGGGGGCTTCCTAACCACATTCCTTGGGTGGAGGTATATCTTTTACATAAACGTGCCAATAGGCGTGGTAGCGGTGGCACTGGGTCTAAAACAGCTCAAGGACGTGAACAAGGTCAAGTCATCCTTGGACATTACGGGGAGCTTGTTCTTGGCAGCGTTGCTAACCTTAATATCCCTAGGCGCAATGTACATAGCCGCAAACGGAGTTTACATTGAGGACATTGTGGAGATACTCTTGGGTTTAGCCCTTGTCCCGGCGTTCATATTAAACGAGATGAAGGTGGCAAACCCAATCATAAACTTAAAGGCGTTCAAGGTAAAGATGCTCTCCTACTCCCTCTTCTCTTCCTTTCTGCAGGGTATAGGGGGCCTCTCCTTAACCTTCCTTCTGATAATGTACTTGCAGGGCGTGAGAGGCCTCTCCCCCTTGAACTCCTCACTCTTGTTAACGCCAAGCTACTTAATAGCGAGCTTTCTGGCCCCATTCATGGGAAGGGTTGCTGACAGGGGAAAGCCAGGGACAGTGGCTGGAGTTGGGCTACTCTTTATCTTTGCCTCCCTGATGGCCTACTACTTCCTATTGACCCCTTCTTCCTCCTATTACCTAATTCTAGGGATCTCTGCAATAACCGGTGTCGGCTCCTCTATGTTCTGGCCAGCTAACGCTACTGCAATAATGTACACTGCACCGAGGGAGTACTACGGCTCTGTGTCAGGGATATCGAGGACCTTAGGTAGCGTGGGCACAATCTTGAGCTACGTGCTTAGCATAACCGTGGCCACCTTGGTAATACCGAGGGACGTGGCCTTTGAGATATTCCTGGGAACTGGTTCCCTTAACGGCGACGTATCCAACGTCTTCGTGAACGGGCTCCACTTTGCCTTCCTCGTTTCAGCTCTGATTATAGCCATGTCTGCAGTGTTCTCTGTGCTAGGAGGTAACGTAAAGGCCCCCGGGAAAGTGAAGGGATAG
- a CDS encoding MFS transporter: MQPARNLRILSVTSLAHFINDGTFLIYPLLIVYYSTELHVSVVFLGALSIIYALLSGILSPVIGNFADKHDLDAPLMGLGIFLEAVAVILFGASFALPPGVYYLSALGAVILGVGQAFYHPIGGAVLSRTFGKSSGRALGINGSMGSVGRAIMPSVVTFFILSFGESTGLFLVGAIMVIATAVIYFGLRFYRRGSAEEIRKTKERLESKFVKFLIILGAIVFIRSMFITGVTTFTGEYIYQVYLSKELAGVFLTVGFMGSVLGQPLFGWMTEKVGGRVTFVVTSVLSIAFFLLFMVSSRGLILASLWYTLFTLSAFSAFPVLLSYVSQVFPRSFYTLANSYIWGIGNTVGGAMGNALITLLLGLNYSIFESFYVMVGLAVLSTLLTPLIPKRV, from the coding sequence ATGCAACCTGCCAGGAATCTGAGAATTTTGTCAGTAACTTCTCTCGCCCACTTCATAAACGACGGCACGTTCCTTATCTACCCACTGCTAATAGTGTATTACTCCACGGAGCTCCACGTAAGCGTGGTCTTCCTGGGAGCCTTGTCCATAATATACGCGCTGCTTTCTGGCATACTTTCTCCCGTCATAGGAAACTTCGCAGATAAACACGACTTAGACGCGCCGTTAATGGGGCTGGGCATATTCCTCGAGGCAGTGGCGGTCATCTTGTTTGGGGCTTCGTTTGCCCTTCCCCCAGGGGTGTACTACTTGTCAGCGCTAGGAGCTGTAATCCTTGGAGTTGGGCAAGCCTTCTACCACCCCATCGGCGGGGCAGTGCTCTCTAGGACCTTTGGTAAGAGCTCTGGGAGGGCGTTGGGCATAAACGGCTCCATGGGTAGCGTAGGGAGAGCAATTATGCCTTCTGTTGTGACCTTCTTCATATTGTCCTTCGGTGAGAGCACGGGGCTGTTCCTAGTAGGGGCAATAATGGTGATTGCCACAGCCGTCATATACTTTGGCCTGAGGTTCTACAGGAGGGGTAGCGCGGAGGAGATAAGGAAGACGAAGGAGAGGCTTGAGTCCAAGTTCGTTAAGTTCTTGATCATATTGGGGGCAATCGTGTTCATAAGGTCCATGTTCATAACAGGGGTCACCACTTTCACCGGGGAGTACATATATCAAGTTTACCTTTCCAAGGAGCTAGCTGGGGTCTTCCTAACTGTGGGTTTCATGGGTTCTGTGCTCGGTCAACCGTTATTCGGCTGGATGACGGAGAAGGTAGGGGGTAGGGTCACCTTCGTGGTAACCAGCGTACTGAGCATAGCGTTCTTCCTGCTCTTCATGGTCTCCAGCAGAGGCCTAATCTTGGCGTCGCTCTGGTACACGCTCTTCACGCTCTCCGCCTTTAGCGCTTTCCCGGTCCTGCTGAGCTACGTGAGCCAAGTGTTCCCGAGGAGCTTCTATACTCTTGCCAACTCCTACATCTGGGGAATAGGCAACACGGTAGGAGGGGCAATGGGAAACGCCTTGATAACGCTGTTGCTGGGCCTCAATTACTCAATCTTCGAGTCGTTTTACGTCATGGTAGGGCTGGCTGTTCTGTCCACGCTCTTGACACCGTTAATACCCAAGAGGGTATGA